GGACCTCGCCGGGGTCGAGATTCGCGACGATCCGCTCGACGTCGACCTTCCGATTCAGCGGCATCGAGAGCGTGAAACCGTTGTCAGCGACCGCGACCTGGACGTTGGCGGTCGCGGCCTGTGCGATCCGGTAGGCCAACAGCCTGGAAAAACCGTCGTTGAACTGCCGGCCGTAGACCGAATGGACGTGATAGCGACGCTCGTACTCCTGGCGATCCCTGACTTCCTCGATGACCAGTCGATCGTCGGTGGCGACGCTCTCCGGTCCCGCGTATCTGAGCTGTTCGTCGTACAGCCGCGCGATAGCCCGCACCGAGTGCTCGTCGATGGGAAACTCCCGGAGCCACACGCGGACGGCGGGCCGTCCGCCGTCGCGGAAGCGTTCGAGTAGCTCGCGCTGGAAGGACAGCACCTCCAGCCCGAGGTCGTAGCTCATCGGCAGGCGTTCGGAGAACCACGAGGGGACCGTCGGCCGCGCACTCGTGCGGTCGACGTAGACCTTCGACCCCCGCCTGTAGCGAAACTCGAAGTGATCGCCGCCGAGGACGAACACGTCCCCGGTTTCGAGGCCGTCCAGATACGCCTCGTCGAGTTGGCCGACCCAGTCCTCGCCCGAGCGGGTGAACACGTCACAGGTGAAGCTGTCGGGGATCGTCCCGATGTTGGTCATGTAGATGACCCGGGCCATCCGCCCGCGCTTGCCGATCAGGGGCTCGTCGACGTCGAATTGTTCGTAGTGGTGTTCGCCATCCGGGGAATCGTTGGTGTCGCGCCAGATCTTCGCGTAGACGTTCTTCTCCTCGAGGCCGGGATAGTCGGCCGTGAGATACCGCATGAGTGACTCCCACTCGTCGTCGCTGTAGGTCCGGTAGGGGTAGGCCCGTTCGAGAATCCCGCGGATATCGGATTCGGGTCTGGGGCCGTTGATCGCCATGCCGTAAACCTGCTGGGCGGCGACGTCCTGGGCGTTCTCGGGGACGAACACTCGATCGACGAACCCCTCTTCGGCCTTCTTCAGCATGACGGCACACTCGATCAGTTCGTCCCGGTCGAGGGCGATCACCCGCCCGGTCACTGTTTCGCCGAGCTGGTGGCCCGCGCGGCCGATCCGCTGGAGTAACGCGGCGACGGATTTGGGCGAGCCCACCTGGACGACCAGATCGATGTGGGGCATGTCGATCCCGAGTTCCAGGCTCGTCGAGGTGGTCACCACGTCGAGGCTCCCCTCCTTGAGCTGGCTCTCTATCTCCTCGCGCCTGTCTTTCGAGAGGCTGCCGTGGTGACACCCCGAGTTCTCCTCGCCGTAGGTCCCGAATTTCTCACGGAGGTTGTGCAGGACCCGCTCGGCCCCCGAGCGCGTATTCGTGAAGACGAGGGTGTTGGTGTGCTCCTGAACGAGGTCGTGAAGCTGGTCGTAGAACCGCTTGGAGACGATCTCACCGGGCGTGTCGATCAGGTCGTCGGTCGGACAGGAGAGTTCGATGTCGAACTCGCGGGCGAAGCGGGCGTCGACGATCTCGTAATCGCGGGGCTGGCTTGCTCGCGGGGCGTTCCC
The Halapricum salinum genome window above contains:
- a CDS encoding ATP-dependent helicase — its product is MGGRQLLAESDVDFDPEAVAIDDGEVLDLLDPVVREWWVEQFGAFVPDNGGFFTPPQKEAIPLIHEGENALIAAPTGSGKTMASFVGIINELFARDRADRLDNSVYCLYISPLKSLANDIHRNLEVPLEGITETLDERGEDVEIRHAIRHGDTPDSERQRMLEETPHILNTTPETLAILLNSPKFKQKLETVEYVIVDEIHSLAANKRGTHLSVSLERLEAMTAKSPTRIGCSATVEPLETMAEYLVGRETPRVSERASVGNAPRASQPRDYEIVDARFAREFDIELSCPTDDLIDTPGEIVSKRFYDQLHDLVQEHTNTLVFTNTRSGAERVLHNLREKFGTYGEENSGCHHGSLSKDRREEIESQLKEGSLDVVTTSTSLELGIDMPHIDLVVQVGSPKSVAALLQRIGRAGHQLGETVTGRVIALDRDELIECAVMLKKAEEGFVDRVFVPENAQDVAAQQVYGMAINGPRPESDIRGILERAYPYRTYSDDEWESLMRYLTADYPGLEEKNVYAKIWRDTNDSPDGEHHYEQFDVDEPLIGKRGRMARVIYMTNIGTIPDSFTCDVFTRSGEDWVGQLDEAYLDGLETGDVFVLGGDHFEFRYRRGSKVYVDRTSARPTVPSWFSERLPMSYDLGLEVLSFQRELLERFRDGGRPAVRVWLREFPIDEHSVRAIARLYDEQLRYAGPESVATDDRLVIEEVRDRQEYERRYHVHSVYGRQFNDGFSRLLAYRIAQAATANVQVAVADNGFTLSMPLNRKVDVERIVANLDPGEVRADLRASLEGTDLLERYFRINATRALMILKRYKGYEKSASEQQFNADMLLSFADDLDCFAVMEETYREILEDKLDVDAIEDFLDGVQVGEIDVVHHRVDSPTPRAFGLATLSASDVVLAEDESAVLQEFHQRVLEELDDDGVGPVAVEE